The Bacillus sp. 2205SS5-2 genomic sequence GTGGCGACACTGATAATCCGGATGAATTGGCTGATAGAATCAAATCTATTCTCCTGCAAGCAAAAGAGGAGAAACAGTTAACCGAAGAAAGCCTAGAGCGAACAAAGAAAAAGAAAATAGGTGGATTTTTACGTGCAGTGAATTCCCCGGAGTATATTGCCAATCAATTTACTCGGTACGCATTTAATGAAATGGATTTATTTGAAGTGGTGCCAACCTTAGAGGAAATTACTTTCCAAGATATCATAACGATAGCGAAAAGATTCATTGATGAAGAGAGAATGACGGTGTGCCAAGTGGTGCCGAATTCTTAAAAGAATGCTCTTTCTATACAAAGAGGATATTTTGGTATAGCTAAATTATTTATCATATCCCTAATAAATCTGTAACGTATCATTATTGTGAGTAAAATGGCTTTTTTTATGGTAGACGGTGATGCTGTGATCGCTCCCATAAAGTTATTCGTATTCATTGTGGCTACTTCGTCTGGTTTTGGTTGGAATCCTCCATTCTGTTGCGGATCTCGGTCATACTTAGACGAAAAGTTGCCTTGAGTCGAGCCTTTTAACGAAATAGAACGGATCTGTTAACGACCTAAAATAAAAAGAAGCTTTCCAAAATGGAGATGCTTCTTTTTATTCATGGCTGTTTTCGCAGAGATTGTGGACTTTTGAAAAGGATGAAAAACGAGAGATGTTTGATTTCGTCCTCTTTTCCAATACATAGTAACTATTTTGTCTGAATTTAGATGGTACCCACTATTTTGCTGTTGATTTCAAGAGAAAATAGACGAAAAGATGACCCTGAACTGAGCTATATAACCTTTTATAGAGTGGTTCAAAAACAACCTAAATAAAAGAAAGAAGGTGAGCTAACGATGATTACAGCTAAATACGCGCTTATCACCGGGGCAAGTGGGGGAATAGGAGGGGCGGTTGCTAGAAAGCTTGCATCACAGGGATGGAACTTGTATTTACACTATAGTCAACAGGCTAAATCGGTAATGAAGTTGATGGATGAACTGAAACAAGAGTTTAATATTGAGGTAATTCCTATTCAAGCTGATTTTTCTAATCCTGATCAGGCACTTGAACTTACACAGCATATTTTCTCATTACATAGTATTATTTGCTGTTCTGGTACGGCACTTTATGGGCTTTTTCAAGATATAAAGCAGCAAGAAATTGATGATCTTTGGAATATTCATATGAAAAGTCCGATGCTCCTGATTCAAAACTTACTGCCAAAGCTATTCCGTACAAAGGGAAATGTAGTCATGATCTCATCTGTGTGGGGACAGACGGGAGCAGCGTGTGAAGTCGTCTACTCTGCCGTAAAGGGAGCGCAACTTTCATTTGTGAAAGCACTAGCAAAAGAAGTATCAAGAAATGGTGTTCGCGTTAATGCAGTCGCTCCAGGAATTGTTGATACAAACATGATGAAGGATTTTACGGAAGCAGAGGTAGAGGAATTACAGGAGGAAATACCTATAGGTAGATTTGCTTTGTCCAGAGAAATTGCTGATGCAGTTTTTTATTTAACCTCAGAGCAATCGACTTATGTGACAGGCCATGTATTGTCAGTAAATGGTGGGTGGCATATTTAACAATTGAATAGATGAATAAATTTTTTCACTTGTCGCAAACTATGACTGTACTTAGAATATGGGAGGTTTCAGCATGAGTGTTTTAGACAATTGGCAAGAATGGAAGAGCTTTCTGGGAGACCGTCTTGATCATGCCGAACAAGATGGCATGAACAAAAATGTGATTAATGATTTAGCTTTCGAAATTGGCGGATATTTAGCCAAAGAGGTGGAAGCAAAAAATGAGCAAGAAAAAGTGTTGGCTGATCTTTGGTCTGTTGCATCTCAAGAAGAGCAGCATGCGATCGCTAATATGATGGTCAAGTTGGTACAACAAAGCTAGATGAAGGGAGAGAGGAGGAATCCTCTCTTTTTTTTTTGAAATCATTGAAGCAAAACTCGTAATTCTTTCCTTATATGTTAAAATCATATATGATGGATATA encodes the following:
- the ymfI gene encoding elongation factor P 5-aminopentanone reductase, producing the protein MITAKYALITGASGGIGGAVARKLASQGWNLYLHYSQQAKSVMKLMDELKQEFNIEVIPIQADFSNPDQALELTQHIFSLHSIICCSGTALYGLFQDIKQQEIDDLWNIHMKSPMLLIQNLLPKLFRTKGNVVMISSVWGQTGAACEVVYSAVKGAQLSFVKALAKEVSRNGVRVNAVAPGIVDTNMMKDFTEAEVEELQEEIPIGRFALSREIADAVFYLTSEQSTYVTGHVLSVNGGWHI
- a CDS encoding DUF3243 domain-containing protein, which encodes MSVLDNWQEWKSFLGDRLDHAEQDGMNKNVINDLAFEIGGYLAKEVEAKNEQEKVLADLWSVASQEEQHAIANMMVKLVQQS